In Geminocystis sp. NIES-3708, a single window of DNA contains:
- a CDS encoding cupin domain-containing protein yields MSILSIESSFIQIRDYIEYPSLGILSKVLLKDCNCQYTLFCLAEGTKISEHTANRNAIINVLEGEGLLILEEKKITLIQGIFAVIPSNAPHSLHAHTNLSFLLTLSANS; encoded by the coding sequence ATGTCCATTTTATCCATTGAATCGAGTTTTATTCAGATAAGAGACTATATAGAATATCCGTCTTTAGGTATTTTAAGTAAGGTTTTACTCAAAGATTGTAACTGTCAATATACACTTTTTTGTTTAGCCGAAGGAACGAAAATTTCTGAGCATACAGCTAATCGTAACGCTATTATTAATGTTTTAGAAGGAGAGGGGTTATTAATCCTTGAAGAAAAAAAAATTACTCTAATACAGGGAATATTCGCAGTTATACCAAGTAACGCACCTCATAGCCTTCATGCCCATACAAACTTGAGTTTTTTACTGACGTTGTCAGCTAATTCTTAG
- a CDS encoding glycosyltransferase — MTLDGLTSTPTDNLSIYPHHDSILLSLIIPTYKESGNISSLLNKLTALLDDIMPHKYELIVVDDDSPDFTWKIALALTADYPQLKVIRRTEEKGLSTAVIRGWQVARGEILGVIDADLQHPPETLINLWAEIEKGADLAVASRHVEGGGVSDWSVIRRFLSRGAQTLGLIILPNVIGKVSDPMSGYFLVRRRCLIGCTLSPLGYKILIEVLGRGKIGWIGEVGYVFQERQEGESKVTKTQYIDYIRHLIRLRLSLWQFTRFIRFGIVGFSGVFVDMTVLYLLSDPSTLALPLTRSKIIAAELAILNNFFWNDTWTFKDIAQKQPSKRQKLKRLIKFNIVCLGGLIINVLLLNFFFNIFSLNRYLANFLAIAVVTIWNFWLNLKLSWRSTDI, encoded by the coding sequence ATGACTTTAGACGGTTTAACTTCCACCCCTACTGATAATTTAAGCATTTATCCTCATCACGACAGTATATTATTATCTTTAATTATTCCTACCTATAAGGAAAGTGGCAATATTAGCAGTTTGCTCAACAAATTAACGGCATTATTAGATGATATTATGCCTCATAAATATGAATTAATTGTCGTTGATGATGATAGTCCTGATTTTACATGGAAAATAGCTTTAGCCTTAACCGCAGATTACCCTCAATTAAAAGTAATACGGCGCACAGAAGAAAAAGGATTATCCACTGCTGTGATTAGAGGTTGGCAAGTGGCAAGAGGGGAAATTTTAGGAGTAATAGATGCCGATTTACAACATCCACCAGAAACATTAATTAATCTTTGGGCAGAAATTGAAAAAGGAGCAGATTTAGCCGTAGCTAGTCGTCATGTAGAAGGGGGAGGAGTAAGTGATTGGAGTGTTATTCGTCGTTTTTTATCTCGTGGGGCACAGACTTTAGGATTAATTATATTACCAAATGTAATAGGAAAGGTATCTGATCCCATGAGTGGTTATTTTTTGGTGCGTCGTCGATGTTTAATTGGTTGCACCCTTAGCCCTTTAGGATACAAAATCTTAATAGAAGTATTAGGTAGAGGAAAAATAGGTTGGATTGGGGAAGTTGGCTATGTATTTCAAGAGCGTCAAGAAGGTGAAAGTAAAGTCACAAAAACACAGTATATTGACTATATCCGTCATTTAATTCGTTTGCGCTTATCTTTATGGCAATTTACTCGCTTTATACGTTTTGGAATAGTGGGATTTAGTGGCGTATTTGTAGATATGACTGTTTTATATTTATTAAGTGATCCTTCAACTTTAGCTTTACCTTTAACTCGTAGTAAAATTATAGCGGCAGAATTAGCTATTCTAAATAATTTTTTCTGGAATGATACATGGACATTCAAAGATATTGCTCAGAAACAACCAAGTAAAAGACAAAAATTAAAACGGTTAATTAAGTTTAATATTGTTTGTTTAGGAGGGTTAATTATTAATGTTTTACTATTAAATTTTTTCTTTAATATCTTTAGTTTAAATCGTTATCTTGCCAATTTTTTAGCCATCGCTGTTGTGACTATTTGGAATTTTTGGTTAAACTTAAAACTTAGTTGGAGAAGCACAGATATATAG
- a CDS encoding FAD-dependent oxidoreductase, with amino-acid sequence MNSFLSRRTLLKLFTVTGILGILGYSRVVKPQPTIHQWDTLTLPRKLNKPKKVVVIGGGLAGLASAYELSNRGFEVTLLEKSPQLGGKIASWDIQVGEDSFKMEHGFHGFFPQYYNLKSIVNEIKIKDNFQSLDYYSVVFKDNKYAPENFRPSHSSFPWNIVDLAISSRNSLHWGINLANPAHWRVFHAITSFKIPNSYDNLDAISVSDWAKKGIPQGLFDLYFLPFAKSSLNAPDVLSTGELMQFFHFYFFGNPEGLAFNGTVDDMGTSLVNPIANNITKNGGKIITEANISKINYGGDRIISIEYYEGENVSNVPFWVDVNPLLKDSHYDYYGAGDQLFAVVKNTDKAFSLSCTHQGCIVNKQEDGKFLCPCHGAMYDQDGKVVNPPAKRNLNTYKVIAVEDNRVKLVADNANIVSKPKKIEGDYFVMATDVNGLKHLFNLIEGEGENFAHIKTQVASLALADPFAVGRFWLDKDFDWQHSNFASLSGYKLTDSITLYHRIQREYKAWAQKTGGSVVELHAYCYKEKEFPTQESILATFVQELYEIVPELADANILHQQLVNQKNFSGYPPNSFKMRPETETHIKNLMFAGDWVKMPFPCGLMERAISTGLMSANAILHQEGLQRRDLLSVNPSGLLTI; translated from the coding sequence ATGAATAGTTTTCTCTCCCGTCGCACTCTTCTTAAACTATTTACCGTTACTGGTATTCTCGGTATTCTCGGTTATTCAAGAGTGGTTAAACCTCAACCAACAATTCATCAATGGGATACTTTAACCCTACCTCGAAAACTAAATAAACCGAAAAAAGTCGTTGTTATTGGTGGCGGATTGGCTGGTTTAGCTTCTGCTTATGAATTAAGTAATCGAGGATTTGAGGTGACGTTATTAGAAAAATCACCGCAATTAGGGGGAAAAATAGCTAGTTGGGATATTCAAGTAGGAGAAGATTCCTTTAAAATGGAACATGGTTTTCATGGTTTTTTCCCTCAATACTATAACCTCAAAAGCATTGTTAACGAAATTAAGATTAAGGATAATTTTCAATCTTTAGATTATTATTCGGTGGTGTTTAAAGATAATAAATATGCACCTGAAAATTTTCGCCCTAGTCATTCCTCTTTTCCGTGGAATATTGTCGATTTAGCTATATCCTCCCGAAATTCTCTTCATTGGGGCATAAATCTCGCTAATCCTGCCCATTGGCGAGTTTTTCATGCTATTACTAGCTTTAAAATTCCCAATAGTTATGATAATTTAGATGCAATTTCTGTCTCTGATTGGGCAAAAAAAGGTATTCCTCAAGGCTTATTCGACTTATATTTTCTTCCCTTCGCTAAGTCTTCTCTTAACGCTCCCGATGTATTGAGTACTGGTGAACTGATGCAGTTTTTTCATTTTTATTTTTTTGGTAATCCTGAAGGGTTGGCTTTTAATGGTACGGTGGATGATATGGGTACAAGTTTAGTTAATCCTATTGCCAATAATATCACTAAAAATGGTGGTAAAATCATTACGGAAGCCAATATTAGTAAAATTAATTATGGTGGCGATCGCATTATATCAATAGAATATTATGAAGGTGAAAATGTTAGTAACGTGCCTTTTTGGGTTGACGTTAATCCTTTATTAAAAGATAGCCATTATGACTATTATGGAGCAGGAGATCAATTATTTGCAGTAGTGAAAAATACGGATAAAGCCTTTTCTTTGAGTTGCACCCATCAAGGATGTATCGTAAATAAGCAAGAAGACGGTAAATTTTTATGTCCTTGTCATGGAGCAATGTATGATCAAGATGGTAAAGTTGTCAACCCTCCTGCAAAAAGAAATCTTAATACTTACAAAGTTATCGCTGTTGAAGACAATAGGGTGAAATTAGTGGCGGATAATGCCAACATAGTTAGTAAACCGAAAAAAATTGAAGGGGATTATTTTGTGATGGCAACGGATGTTAATGGCTTAAAACATCTATTTAATTTGATAGAAGGTGAAGGAGAAAATTTTGCCCACATTAAAACTCAGGTTGCTAGTTTAGCATTAGCTGATCCTTTTGCTGTCGGGCGTTTTTGGTTAGATAAAGATTTTGATTGGCAACATAGTAATTTCGCTTCTCTTTCAGGCTACAAATTAACGGATAGTATAACCCTTTATCATCGCATTCAAAGAGAATATAAAGCGTGGGCACAGAAAACAGGAGGAAGCGTTGTCGAGTTACACGCTTATTGTTATAAAGAAAAAGAATTTCCTACCCAAGAATCAATTTTAGCCACTTTTGTGCAAGAATTATACGAAATTGTACCAGAATTAGCTGATGCCAATATTTTACATCAACAATTAGTTAATCAGAAGAATTTTTCCGGTTATCCGCCCAATAGTTTTAAAATGCGCCCTGAAACGGAAACTCACATTAAAAACCTGATGTTTGCTGGAGATTGGGTAAAAATGCCTTTTCCTTGTGGTTTGATGGAAAGGGCAATTAGCACTGGATTAATGTCTGCCAATGCTATTCTTCATCAAGAAGGATTACAAAGAAGAGACTTACTTTCGGTAAATCCTTCGGGTTTATTAACTATTTAA
- a CDS encoding helicase-related protein, whose translation MSNFFRQYNLFHNPYGFNAKIIIADASIVDKKVISQHLEKSSIEPDQIYYRGVNSEILPLSATNFEFNQKPAKIINTNSYPSKNLTVKYQIFLETKKFTESLYKEKTNNLTSRLQQAIISDINRILAYPENKQVIVYIQDKSHLQDLITQPEETNTEFTENKDYLQIHSNNSEADKQKIKEYENHVKIIFMTASGSRGLSFPKARHILVDIPRFNIEANLMEIIRVIYRGRSEFFENGEKITNDDKDKFLTFYLWEEVIFDDEKEAELSLQEKILNVVNLLLLLKAAIMTTIKGYGNINIGNHRYLIIPIGGKSVSSVGETFSGKMKNLITLLDKEYKINYKSKILLEVSDKLKSLLGKTDFLLKWIDKNPKNNPVSYLNI comes from the coding sequence GTGTCTAACTTTTTTCGTCAATATAATCTTTTTCATAATCCCTATGGCTTCAATGCTAAAATTATCATTGCTGATGCTTCCATTGTTGATAAAAAAGTTATTAGTCAACATTTGGAAAAAAGTTCGATCGAGCCTGATCAAATATACTATCGTGGAGTTAACTCAGAAATTTTACCTCTATCCGCTACTAATTTTGAATTTAATCAAAAACCAGCCAAAATTATTAACACTAACTCCTATCCTTCTAAAAATTTAACCGTTAAGTACCAAATTTTTCTTGAAACTAAAAAATTTACGGAATCTCTCTACAAGGAAAAAACTAATAATCTAACTTCCCGTTTACAACAAGCCATTATCAGTGATATAAATAGAATTCTTGCTTATCCTGAAAATAAACAAGTTATCGTTTATATCCAAGATAAAAGTCATCTTCAAGATTTAATCACTCAACCAGAAGAAACTAACACAGAATTTACTGAAAATAAAGACTATTTACAAATTCATAGTAACAATTCCGAAGCTGATAAACAGAAAATTAAAGAATATGAAAATCACGTCAAAATTATCTTTATGACTGCTTCGGGAAGTCGAGGTTTATCTTTCCCAAAAGCTAGGCATATTTTAGTAGATATACCTCGTTTTAATATTGAAGCAAACTTGATGGAAATTATCCGAGTTATTTATCGTGGCAGAAGTGAATTTTTTGAAAATGGCGAAAAAATAACTAATGATGATAAAGATAAATTTTTAACTTTTTATCTTTGGGAAGAAGTAATTTTTGATGATGAGAAAGAAGCCGAATTATCCCTACAAGAAAAAATTTTAAATGTAGTCAATCTTCTCCTCCTGCTGAAGGCCGCTATCATGACTACAATTAAAGGTTACGGTAACATTAACATTGGTAATCATCGTTATCTAATTATCCCTATCGGCGGTAAATCAGTATCTTCTGTCGGTGAAACCTTTAGCGGTAAAATGAAAAATTTAATTACTCTGTTAGATAAGGAGTATAAAATTAACTATAAATCGAAAATTTTACTAGAAGTTTCTGACAAATTAAAATCTCTTTTAGGTAAGACAGACTTTTTATTAAAGTGGATAGACAAAAATCCTAAAAATAACCCTGTTTCTTATCTTAATATTTGA
- a CDS encoding SpoIID/LytB domain-containing protein, with amino-acid sequence MKANNLLNLNTLPLISPQQWLTLPLLIGMLFFPNFSVLAVDLKVGIVQRFGDELEDEITLKSTQGDSLTVKFTNLSTQEEKTLTTDELKLSITSKSLPNKIIEERLILGDHGTFETAEDDAKRWQSLGIDVEITQPGRWQVWAKRSTYSTPLLKRLLLKGIEEKGYKDVYIETAILLEKPVVSFKVGDNIYQASYLEINSSRDVVQIKDGIKGTWRNYGGTFTLQPNSYGDYTLVNKVNIETYLRGVVPHEIGSNVPLAAAEAQTIIARTYALRNTRRFQADNYEMCATTHCQVYYGLTGTSPISDKAIAKTKGLVLTYNNELVDALYSSTTGGVTSYFEDVWNGENRPYLKSVIDSPQQVWNLGQNSLESEANFRNFIALQKGFNETGRSLFRWNRKSSLENLTKDLQKYLKRTKHPLQDFNTIKEMKIIERSPSGRVIKLDITTDLGVVSLAKNEVRSAFTPPRSTLFYLEPFYDQNKKLAGYAFIGGGFGHGVGLSQFGSYNLAYLGWSAQKILEFYYPGTKLEPLNKSIIFWQPSK; translated from the coding sequence ATGAAGGCTAATAATCTACTAAATTTGAATACTCTACCGTTAATATCTCCACAACAATGGTTAACTTTACCCTTATTAATAGGGATGTTATTTTTTCCCAATTTTTCAGTTTTAGCCGTAGATTTAAAAGTGGGTATTGTACAAAGATTTGGGGATGAATTAGAGGATGAAATTACCCTTAAAAGTACTCAGGGAGACTCTTTAACCGTTAAATTTACTAATTTATCTACTCAGGAAGAAAAAACTTTAACCACCGATGAATTAAAATTATCTATCACATCTAAATCTCTACCAAATAAAATTATTGAAGAAAGATTAATTTTAGGGGATCATGGTACATTTGAAACTGCGGAAGATGATGCTAAACGTTGGCAATCTTTAGGTATTGATGTCGAAATCACCCAGCCTGGGCGTTGGCAAGTGTGGGCTAAACGTAGCACTTATTCAACGCCTTTATTAAAAAGATTATTACTTAAAGGGATTGAAGAAAAAGGCTATAAAGATGTTTATATTGAAACAGCAATATTGTTAGAAAAACCAGTGGTTTCTTTTAAGGTAGGCGACAATATTTATCAAGCTAGTTATTTAGAGATAAATAGCAGTCGAGATGTGGTGCAAATTAAAGATGGCATTAAAGGCACTTGGCGTAATTATGGCGGCACTTTCACTTTGCAACCTAATTCCTATGGTGATTATACTCTCGTTAATAAAGTTAATATTGAGACTTATTTGCGAGGTGTCGTACCTCATGAAATTGGTAGTAATGTTCCCTTAGCCGCCGCCGAGGCACAAACTATCATTGCTCGGACTTATGCTCTTCGTAATACTCGCAGATTTCAAGCTGATAATTATGAGATGTGTGCGACAACTCATTGTCAGGTTTATTATGGTTTAACCGGCACTTCTCCCATTTCTGATAAAGCGATCGCCAAAACAAAAGGATTAGTGTTAACCTATAATAATGAGCTAGTAGATGCTTTATATTCTTCTACCACTGGGGGGGTAACATCTTATTTTGAAGATGTCTGGAATGGAGAAAATCGCCCTTATCTTAAATCCGTGATTGATTCACCCCAACAGGTGTGGAATTTAGGACAAAATAGCCTTGAATCGGAAGCAAATTTTCGCAACTTTATTGCTTTACAAAAAGGGTTTAATGAGACAGGAAGAAGTCTATTTCGTTGGAATCGTAAAAGTAGCTTGGAAAACTTAACCAAAGATTTACAAAAATATTTAAAAAGAACAAAACATCCTCTTCAGGATTTTAACACCATTAAGGAGATGAAGATTATAGAGCGATCTCCTTCAGGTAGAGTGATTAAACTAGATATAACCACAGACTTAGGGGTGGTATCCCTTGCTAAAAATGAAGTGAGAAGTGCTTTTACGCCTCCTAGAAGCACATTATTTTACTTAGAGCCTTTTTATGATCAAAATAAAAAACTCGCTGGATATGCCTTTATCGGTGGCGGATTTGGGCATGGAGTAGGATTGAGCCAATTTGGTAGTTATAACTTAGCTTATTTAGGTTGGTCAGCACAAAAGATATTAGAGTTCTATTATCCTGGTACTAAACTTGAGCCTTTAAATAAGTCTATTATATTTTGGCAACCGAGTAAATAA
- a CDS encoding copper resistance protein NlpE N-terminal domain-containing protein: protein MSQKNVMGEYTLNKISTMKNPLLIISLSLLTISVMTYTQPSKAEMNGECTPPVSSSENITNKPLMLESVGDNSANALDWNGKYQGIIPCASCEGIKTTLTLNQDLSYVLSTQYLGKSEEVFEVKGTFQWNKAGNTITLDGIKDAPNQFLVGENTLIQLDMTGNRITGNLADKYMLSKVNDTEATMENTRWELVEIMGKPVTKTETQRQAIFITFDGEKNRVNGFGGCNNFMGGFEMKEGNRIKFEQMASTMMACENMEMEANFMQTLQQVDNYTIKDNVLSLNRARMAPLLKFTAVKNK from the coding sequence TTGAGTCAGAAAAACGTCATGGGTGAATATACTTTGAATAAAATTAGCACCATGAAAAATCCATTATTAATAATTTCTTTATCATTATTAACAATCTCGGTGATGACGTACACTCAACCTAGTAAAGCTGAAATGAATGGCGAATGTACTCCTCCTGTTTCTTCATCTGAAAATATCACGAATAAGCCTCTTATGCTAGAAAGTGTCGGTGATAATAGTGCTAATGCTTTAGATTGGAATGGCAAATATCAGGGAATTATCCCTTGTGCTAGTTGTGAGGGAATTAAAACTACTTTAACCCTTAATCAAGATCTTTCCTATGTATTATCAACTCAATATTTAGGTAAAAGTGAGGAAGTATTTGAGGTGAAAGGCACTTTTCAATGGAATAAAGCGGGAAATACAATCACTTTAGATGGAATAAAAGACGCTCCAAATCAGTTTTTGGTAGGAGAAAATACTTTAATTCAACTGGATATGACAGGTAATAGAATTACTGGAAATTTAGCTGATAAATATATGTTGAGTAAAGTTAATGATACTGAAGCAACCATGGAAAATACTCGTTGGGAATTAGTAGAAATTATGGGTAAACCTGTGACGAAAACTGAAACTCAAAGACAGGCAATTTTTATTACTTTTGATGGTGAAAAAAATAGAGTCAATGGCTTCGGTGGTTGTAATAATTTTATGGGTGGTTTTGAAATGAAAGAAGGTAATAGAATTAAGTTTGAGCAAATGGCTTCAACGATGATGGCTTGTGAAAATATGGAAATGGAAGCGAATTTTATGCAAACATTACAGCAGGTTGATAATTACACCATCAAAGATAATGTTTTAAGTCTCAATCGAGCAAGAATGGCACCTTTATTAAAATTTACTGCGGTTAAAAATAAATAA
- the psbV gene encoding photosystem II cytochrome c-550 — protein sequence MFKKVFLMLLAGIILTWQSFTGTANALSLNENIRTVPLNEDGAQITLSNQEAQIGSRLFIDNCAQCHLQGKTKTNPNVGLSKEALANAIPARDNLLGMVDYIKNPTSYDGEEDLSLFHLSTERPDLWPEIRNYTEEDIKAVAGYILIQTNADPRWGKRSLIEP from the coding sequence ATGTTCAAAAAAGTTTTTTTAATGTTACTTGCAGGGATTATTTTAACGTGGCAGTCTTTTACTGGTACAGCAAATGCCCTTAGTTTAAATGAAAATATTCGTACTGTGCCTTTAAATGAAGATGGTGCTCAAATTACATTATCTAATCAAGAAGCTCAAATTGGTTCGAGACTCTTTATTGATAATTGTGCTCAATGTCACCTTCAAGGTAAAACAAAAACAAATCCTAACGTGGGTTTAAGTAAAGAAGCATTAGCTAATGCAATTCCCGCTAGAGATAATTTACTTGGGATGGTAGATTATATTAAAAATCCTACTTCCTATGACGGAGAAGAAGATCTTTCTTTATTTCATTTAAGCACGGAACGCCCTGATCTTTGGCCTGAAATCCGCAACTATACCGAAGAAGATATTAAAGCTGTTGCTGGTTATATCTTAATTCAAACTAACGCAGATCCTCGTTGGGGTAAACGTTCACTCATCGAACCTTAA
- a CDS encoding ABC transporter ATP-binding protein gives MATVTLENISRSFNKVKVVSDISFQVPDGEFWVLVGPSGCGKSTILRSIAGLESITEGNLFFDDLLMNAIPARERDVAMVFQNYALYPHLTVAENLSFGLKMRGEKKAFITEKVEFVSQILDINHLLTRKPKQLSGGQQQRVALGRAIIRQPKVFLLDEPLSNLDAQLRDQTRTELKKLHDKVGITTIYVTHDQVEAMTLGDRIVVLDQGKIQQIGTPAEIYNHPANKMVATFLGTPAMNIIPVTYHDGAFWINEQQSISLDTSFSDKFPLNNGQGWDLGIRPECITLIKDNQEKSDNSILVKVEVIEPLGKEILITATILDSNISINLQLPIQWAGKKGDHLKIQLDLDKLYIFDPTTGLMGNEKLKYD, from the coding sequence ATGGCAACTGTTACCCTCGAAAATATATCTCGTTCTTTTAATAAGGTTAAAGTTGTTTCTGATATTAGTTTTCAAGTGCCTGACGGTGAATTTTGGGTATTGGTTGGACCTTCAGGGTGTGGCAAATCGACTATACTAAGATCCATTGCTGGACTTGAATCTATCACTGAAGGTAATTTATTTTTTGATGATCTTTTAATGAATGCTATTCCTGCAAGGGAAAGAGATGTAGCAATGGTTTTCCAAAATTATGCTTTATATCCTCATCTCACGGTAGCGGAAAATCTTAGTTTTGGTTTGAAAATGCGGGGAGAAAAAAAAGCATTCATCACCGAAAAGGTTGAGTTTGTTTCCCAAATTCTCGATATTAATCACTTATTAACTCGTAAACCAAAACAGTTGTCAGGTGGACAGCAACAACGAGTAGCATTGGGTAGAGCGATTATTAGGCAACCTAAAGTATTCTTATTAGATGAGCCATTATCTAATTTAGATGCACAATTACGAGATCAAACACGCACAGAACTAAAAAAACTACATGATAAAGTTGGCATTACCACTATTTATGTAACTCATGATCAAGTAGAAGCCATGACTTTAGGTGATCGCATTGTAGTTTTAGATCAAGGAAAGATACAACAAATAGGCACACCAGCAGAAATCTATAATCATCCAGCTAATAAGATGGTAGCCACTTTTTTAGGTACACCAGCCATGAATATTATTCCCGTTACCTATCATGATGGTGCATTTTGGATCAATGAACAACAATCTATCTCTTTAGACACTTCTTTTTCAGATAAATTTCCTTTAAATAATGGGCAGGGTTGGGATTTAGGGATTCGCCCAGAATGTATCACCTTAATTAAGGATAATCAAGAAAAATCTGACAATTCAATATTAGTAAAAGTAGAAGTTATTGAGCCCCTAGGCAAAGAAATTCTCATTACTGCAACTATTTTAGACTCAAATATAAGTATTAATTTACAATTACCTATTCAATGGGCTGGAAAAAAAGGCGATCATCTAAAGATACAATTAGACTTAGATAAATTATACATTTTTGATCCTACCACTGGATTAATGGGGAATGAGAAATTAAAATATGACTAA